The Pan troglodytes isolate AG18354 chromosome 7, NHGRI_mPanTro3-v2.0_pri, whole genome shotgun sequence genome has a window encoding:
- the STMN4 gene encoding stathmin-4 isoform X2 — MTLAAYKEKMKELPLVSLFCSCFLADPLNKSSYKYEGWCGRQCRRKDESQRKDSADWRERRAQADTVDLNWCVISDMEVIELNKCTSGQSFEVILKPPSFDGVPEFNASLPRRRDPSLEEIQKKLEAAEERRKYQEAELLKHLAEKREHEREVIQKAIEENNNFIKMAKEKLAQKMESNKENREAHLAAMLERLQEKDKHAEEVRKNKELKEEASR, encoded by the exons ATGACCCTTGCTG CCTACAAAGAGAAGATGAAGGAGCTCCCGCTGGTGTCCTTGTTCTGCTCCTGCTTCCTGGCCGATCCCCTGAATAAGTCGTCCTACAAATATGAAG GCTGGTGTGGGAGACAGTGTAGGAGGAAGGATGAAAGCCAGCGGAAAGACAGTGCTGACTGGAGAGAAAGAAGAGCGCAGG CAGACACGGTGGACCTGAATTGGTGCGTCATTTCCGACATGGAAGTCATCGAGCTGAACAAATGCACCTCGGGCCAGTCCTTTGAAGTCATCCTGAAGCCACCCTCCTTTGATGGGGTTCCCGAGTTCAACGCCTCCCTGCCCAGGCGGCGAGACCCATCCCTGGAAGAGATCCAGAAGAAACTAGAAGCGGCTGAGGAGCGAAGGAAG TACCAGGAAGCGGAGCTCCTGAAACACCTAGCAGAGAAACGGGAACATGAGAGAGAGGTGATCCAAAAGGCCATTGAGGAAAACAACAACTTCATCAAGATGGCTAAGGAAAAACTGGCCCAGAAGATGGAATCCAACAAGGAGAACAGGGAGGCCCACCTCGCCGCCATGTTGGAACGGCTGCAAGAGAAG
- the STMN4 gene encoding stathmin-4 isoform X5, whose amino-acid sequence MTLAAYKEKMKELPLVSLFCSCFLADPLNKSSYKYEADTVDLNWCVISDMEVIELNKCTSGQSFEVILKPPSFDGVPEFNASLPRRRDPSLEEIQKKLEAAEERRKYQEAELLKHLAEKREHEREVIQKAIEENNNFIKMAKEKLAQKMESNKENREAHLAAMLERLQEKEPPAAR is encoded by the exons ATGACCCTTGCTG CCTACAAAGAGAAGATGAAGGAGCTCCCGCTGGTGTCCTTGTTCTGCTCCTGCTTCCTGGCCGATCCCCTGAATAAGTCGTCCTACAAATATGAAG CAGACACGGTGGACCTGAATTGGTGCGTCATTTCCGACATGGAAGTCATCGAGCTGAACAAATGCACCTCGGGCCAGTCCTTTGAAGTCATCCTGAAGCCACCCTCCTTTGATGGGGTTCCCGAGTTCAACGCCTCCCTGCCCAGGCGGCGAGACCCATCCCTGGAAGAGATCCAGAAGAAACTAGAAGCGGCTGAGGAGCGAAGGAAG TACCAGGAAGCGGAGCTCCTGAAACACCTAGCAGAGAAACGGGAACATGAGAGAGAGGTGATCCAAAAGGCCATTGAGGAAAACAACAACTTCATCAAGATGGCTAAGGAAAAACTGGCCCAGAAGATGGAATCCAACAAGGAGAACAGGGAGGCCCACCTCGCCGCCATGTTGGAACGGCTGCAAGAGAAG GAACCGCCTGCTGCGCGGTGA
- the STMN4 gene encoding stathmin-4 isoform X3, protein MTLAAYKEKMKELPLVSLFCSCFLADPLNKSSYKYEGWCGRQCRRKDESQRKDSADWRERRAQADTVDLNWCVISDMEVIELNKCTSGQSFEVILKPPSFDGVPEFNASLPRRRDPSLEEIQKKLEAAEERRKYQEAELLKHLAEKREHEREVIQKAIEENNNFIKMAKEKLAQKMESNKENREAHLAAMLERLQEKEPPAAR, encoded by the exons ATGACCCTTGCTG CCTACAAAGAGAAGATGAAGGAGCTCCCGCTGGTGTCCTTGTTCTGCTCCTGCTTCCTGGCCGATCCCCTGAATAAGTCGTCCTACAAATATGAAG GCTGGTGTGGGAGACAGTGTAGGAGGAAGGATGAAAGCCAGCGGAAAGACAGTGCTGACTGGAGAGAAAGAAGAGCGCAGG CAGACACGGTGGACCTGAATTGGTGCGTCATTTCCGACATGGAAGTCATCGAGCTGAACAAATGCACCTCGGGCCAGTCCTTTGAAGTCATCCTGAAGCCACCCTCCTTTGATGGGGTTCCCGAGTTCAACGCCTCCCTGCCCAGGCGGCGAGACCCATCCCTGGAAGAGATCCAGAAGAAACTAGAAGCGGCTGAGGAGCGAAGGAAG TACCAGGAAGCGGAGCTCCTGAAACACCTAGCAGAGAAACGGGAACATGAGAGAGAGGTGATCCAAAAGGCCATTGAGGAAAACAACAACTTCATCAAGATGGCTAAGGAAAAACTGGCCCAGAAGATGGAATCCAACAAGGAGAACAGGGAGGCCCACCTCGCCGCCATGTTGGAACGGCTGCAAGAGAAG GAACCGCCTGCTGCGCGGTGA
- the STMN4 gene encoding stathmin-4 isoform X1, which translates to MTLAAYKEKMKELPLVSLFCSCFLADPLNKSSYKYEGWCGRQCRRKDESQRKDSADWRERRAQADTVDLNWCVISDMEVIELNKCTSGQSFEVILKPPSFDGVPEFNASLPRRRDPSLEEIQKKLEAAEERRKYQEAELLKHLAEKREHEREVIQKAIEENNNFIKMAKEKLAQKMESNKENREAHLAAMLERLQEKVRGPWLERRFLGHAVFLLQQVCRDLLIISGRKQPRAKIRIFFLGRILREFRRMIREVRGKK; encoded by the exons ATGACCCTTGCTG CCTACAAAGAGAAGATGAAGGAGCTCCCGCTGGTGTCCTTGTTCTGCTCCTGCTTCCTGGCCGATCCCCTGAATAAGTCGTCCTACAAATATGAAG GCTGGTGTGGGAGACAGTGTAGGAGGAAGGATGAAAGCCAGCGGAAAGACAGTGCTGACTGGAGAGAAAGAAGAGCGCAGG CAGACACGGTGGACCTGAATTGGTGCGTCATTTCCGACATGGAAGTCATCGAGCTGAACAAATGCACCTCGGGCCAGTCCTTTGAAGTCATCCTGAAGCCACCCTCCTTTGATGGGGTTCCCGAGTTCAACGCCTCCCTGCCCAGGCGGCGAGACCCATCCCTGGAAGAGATCCAGAAGAAACTAGAAGCGGCTGAGGAGCGAAGGAAG TACCAGGAAGCGGAGCTCCTGAAACACCTAGCAGAGAAACGGGAACATGAGAGAGAGGTGATCCAAAAGGCCATTGAGGAAAACAACAACTTCATCAAGATGGCTAAGGAAAAACTGGCCCAGAAGATGGAATCCAACAAGGAGAACAGGGAGGCCCACCTCGCCGCCATGTTGGAACGGCTGCAAGAGAAGGTGAGGGGTCCCTGGCTAGAGAGGAGGTTCCTGGGACACGCTGTTTTCCTTCTGCAGCAAGTATGCAGGGACCTGCTGATCATCTCAGGGAGGAAGCAGCCTCGGGCAAAAATCAGGATCTTTTTCTTAGGCAGGATCCTTAGAGAGTTCCGAAGGATGATCAGGGAAGTCAGAGGCAAGAAATAG